One Oscillospiraceae bacterium genomic region harbors:
- a CDS encoding ABC transporter ATP-binding protein produces MPQPYVLFDNVCKYYQMGDTRIAASDHVSFEIQKGEFCVILGPSGAGKTTVLNMLGGMDTCDEGTILLDGEKVSGFDKKRLTTYRRYDVGFVFQFYNLVQNLTARENVELAAEICRDPLDADTVLDEVGLADRKNNFPAQLSGGEQQRVSIARALAKNPKILLCDEPTGALDYKTGKQVLALLQATCRKQGRTVIVITHNSALAAMADRVIRINSGRVVDQTVNPNPTPVERIEW; encoded by the coding sequence ATGCCGCAGCCTTATGTGTTGTTTGACAATGTGTGTAAATATTACCAGATGGGCGATACCCGTATCGCTGCATCAGACCACGTGAGCTTTGAGATCCAAAAGGGGGAGTTCTGCGTCATCCTCGGCCCTTCCGGTGCGGGCAAAACCACCGTGCTGAATATGCTGGGCGGCATGGATACCTGCGACGAGGGCACCATCCTGCTGGACGGCGAGAAGGTCAGCGGCTTTGATAAAAAGCGGCTGACCACCTACCGCCGCTATGATGTGGGCTTCGTGTTCCAGTTTTATAACCTCGTGCAGAACCTGACCGCGCGGGAAAATGTGGAGTTGGCCGCCGAGATCTGCCGCGACCCGCTGGATGCCGACACCGTGCTGGATGAGGTGGGCCTGGCGGACCGCAAAAACAACTTCCCGGCACAGCTTTCCGGCGGCGAACAGCAGCGTGTCTCCATCGCCCGTGCGCTGGCCAAAAACCCAAAGATCCTGCTTTGTGATGAGCCTACCGGCGCGCTGGACTACAAAACCGGCAAGCAGGTGCTGGCCCTGCTGCAGGCCACCTGCCGCAAACAGGGGCGCACCGTCATCGTCATCACCCACAACAGCGCTCTGGCCGCTATGGCGGACCGGGTCATCCGTATCAACAGCGGCCGGGTGGTAGATCAGACCGTGAACCCCAACCCAACCCCTGTGGAAAGGATCGAGTGGTAA
- the malQ gene encoding 4-alpha-glucanotransferase — MRTSGILLPISSLPSPGGIGTMGAAAREFVDFLHAAGQHYWQILPVCPTSYGDSPYQSFSTFAGNPYFIDLDQLAEAGLLTPEEYRTIDWESTPDCINYGVLYEKRYPVLRRACARLLANPPEDYEQFLADNAFWLPDYALFMALKDAHGGKSWLEWERPLRLRKPADLDKARRYHKASIDFWQAVQYLFYTQWKKLKAYANAQGVEIIGDLPIYVAADSVDVWSSPQEFQLDENLLPIEVAGCPPDGFSATGQLWGNPLFDWDAMAATGYRWWVRRIRHLCSIYDLLRIDHFRGFAGYYAIPYGDKTAEHGRWRTGPGYSLFAAVKRELGSPRIIAEDLGFLTDDVRELLAKCEYPGMKVLEFAFDSRDGGDYRPHSYPTNCVAYTGTHDNEPVQGWFATADKTDTDRAVEYLNLTKKEGYHWGMMRGVWASTADLAVVQAQDVLGLGHESRMNTPSTLGGNWCWRALPGAFTPALAQKLNHLMELYGRLPVEAAPEDATQDPADSPSV; from the coding sequence ATGAGAACCAGCGGTATTTTACTGCCGATTTCCAGCCTGCCGTCCCCCGGCGGTATCGGTACCATGGGGGCTGCGGCCCGTGAATTTGTGGACTTCCTGCATGCGGCAGGGCAGCATTACTGGCAGATTTTGCCGGTTTGTCCTACCAGCTACGGCGACAGCCCCTATCAATCCTTCTCCACCTTCGCGGGCAACCCCTACTTTATCGATCTTGACCAGCTGGCCGAGGCCGGGCTGCTTACGCCCGAGGAGTACCGCACAATCGATTGGGAGAGCACGCCCGACTGCATCAACTATGGTGTACTGTACGAGAAGCGCTACCCCGTCCTACGCCGCGCCTGCGCCCGTCTGCTGGCCAACCCCCCAGAGGATTATGAGCAGTTTTTGGCGGACAACGCTTTCTGGCTGCCGGACTACGCCCTGTTCATGGCACTGAAAGATGCCCACGGCGGTAAGTCCTGGCTGGAGTGGGAACGCCCGCTGCGCCTGCGCAAACCGGCCGATCTGGATAAGGCCCGCCGCTATCATAAGGCGAGCATCGATTTCTGGCAGGCTGTGCAGTATCTCTTCTACACCCAGTGGAAAAAACTGAAAGCCTACGCCAATGCCCAGGGCGTCGAGATCATCGGCGACCTGCCCATCTACGTAGCGGCGGACAGTGTGGATGTCTGGAGCAGCCCGCAGGAGTTTCAGCTGGACGAAAACCTGCTGCCTATCGAGGTGGCCGGCTGCCCGCCAGATGGTTTCTCCGCCACCGGCCAGCTGTGGGGCAACCCGCTGTTTGACTGGGACGCCATGGCCGCTACCGGCTACCGCTGGTGGGTGCGCCGCATCCGCCACTTGTGCAGCATCTACGATCTCCTGCGCATCGATCACTTCCGCGGCTTCGCCGGGTACTACGCCATCCCTTACGGCGATAAGACCGCCGAGCATGGCCGCTGGCGCACCGGCCCAGGCTACAGCCTGTTTGCCGCCGTTAAAAGGGAACTGGGCAGCCCCCGCATCATTGCCGAGGACCTGGGTTTCCTGACCGACGATGTGCGCGAGTTGCTGGCCAAGTGCGAGTACCCCGGCATGAAAGTGCTGGAATTCGCCTTTGACAGCCGCGACGGCGGCGACTACCGCCCCCACAGCTATCCCACCAACTGCGTGGCCTACACCGGCACCCATGACAACGAGCCTGTACAGGGCTGGTTTGCCACCGCCGATAAGACCGACACCGACCGTGCCGTAGAGTACCTGAATCTGACCAAAAAGGAAGGTTACCACTGGGGTATGATGCGCGGTGTCTGGGCCAGCACGGCCGATCTGGCCGTAGTACAGGCACAGGATGTGCTGGGTCTGGGGCATGAATCCCGCATGAACACGCCGTCCACCTTGGGCGGCAACTGGTGCTGGCGCGCACTGCCGGGTGCTTTCACCCCGGCACTGGCGCAAAAGCTCAACCATCTGATGGAGCTGTACGGCCGCCTGCCCGTAGAAGCCGCTCCGGAGGATGCAACCCAGGATCCGGCGGATTCCCCGTCCGTCTGA
- a CDS encoding penicillin-binding transpeptidase domain-containing protein yields MELASCSFGQSSKVSYLQMLTAVCAVVNGGRLMQPYVVQRITAPDGTIIKEVEPTVKRQVISAETSATMCKLMEGVVTKGTGTRAAVPGYRVGGKSGTSQKLDSKNEGARIASFVAVAPIEAPRLAVLICLDEPHSWTTSGGALSGPVCAEVLQKALPYLGIEPTEMVEK; encoded by the coding sequence GTGGAACTGGCATCCTGTTCCTTCGGCCAAAGCAGCAAGGTCAGCTATCTGCAGATGCTTACAGCGGTGTGTGCTGTTGTCAACGGCGGGCGGCTGATGCAGCCCTATGTTGTACAGCGCATTACCGCCCCGGACGGTACAATAATAAAAGAGGTAGAACCTACAGTGAAGCGGCAGGTCATTTCGGCTGAAACCAGCGCCACGATGTGCAAGCTGATGGAAGGGGTGGTCACCAAAGGCACCGGCACCCGGGCGGCGGTGCCCGGCTACCGTGTGGGCGGCAAAAGCGGCACCAGCCAAAAGCTGGACAGCAAAAACGAGGGCGCCCGCATTGCCAGCTTTGTGGCGGTCGCGCCCATCGAGGCCCCACGGCTGGCGGTGCTGATCTGCCTGGACGAACCCCACAGCTGGACCACCAGCGGCGGCGCCCTCTCCGGCCCCGTCTGCGCCGAGGTCCTGCAAAAGGCCCTGCCATATCTGGGGATAGAGCCGACGGAAATGGTAGAAAAATAA
- a CDS encoding carbohydrate ABC transporter permease, which produces MGKTAKDRRINSVLSVVLTIVCILWMYPVFMILMNSLKTERAITTTHAFELPTAETFVGLKNYIYGITEMDFLSSLWYSFIITISSVALILLCCSMCAWYITRVQGVLSKGMYYLCVFSMIVPFQMVMFTLAKTADTLKLNNPYNICIIYLGFGAGLAVFMFTGFVKSMPIAIEEAAMIDGCNPLQIFFKVVCPILKPTMISTAILETMWVWNDYLLPTLVLDIKQFRTIPMAIQYFRGSYGKVEMAPMMACIMITVIPVIVLYLACQKYIIDGVVAGAVKG; this is translated from the coding sequence ATGGGCAAAACTGCTAAGGATCGCCGCATCAACTCGGTGCTGTCGGTCGTGCTTACCATCGTCTGCATCCTCTGGATGTACCCGGTGTTCATGATTTTGATGAACTCGCTCAAGACCGAGCGTGCCATCACCACCACTCACGCCTTCGAGCTGCCCACCGCCGAGACCTTCGTGGGTCTGAAAAACTACATCTACGGCATCACGGAGATGGACTTCCTCTCCTCGCTGTGGTACAGCTTCATCATCACGATCTCCTCCGTCGCGCTGATCTTGCTCTGCTGCTCGATGTGCGCATGGTACATCACCCGTGTGCAGGGCGTGCTCTCCAAGGGCATGTATTACCTGTGCGTCTTCAGCATGATCGTGCCGTTCCAGATGGTTATGTTCACCCTGGCCAAAACGGCAGATACCCTCAAACTGAACAACCCCTACAACATCTGCATCATCTATCTGGGCTTCGGCGCTGGTCTGGCGGTGTTCATGTTCACCGGCTTTGTCAAGTCGATGCCCATCGCCATTGAGGAAGCCGCCATGATCGACGGTTGCAACCCGCTGCAAATCTTCTTCAAAGTGGTTTGCCCCATCCTGAAGCCGACGATGATCTCCACTGCCATCCTGGAAACCATGTGGGTCTGGAATGACTATCTGCTGCCCACCCTGGTGCTGGACATCAAGCAGTTCCGTACCATTCCCATGGCCATCCAGTATTTCCGCGGCAGTTACGGCAAGGTCGAGATGGCCCCCATGATGGCCTGCATTATGATCACGGTCATCCCCGTCATTGTGCTGTACCTGGCCTGCCAGAAGTACATCATCGACGGTGTTGTGGCCGGTGCGGTTAAGGGTTGA
- a CDS encoding sugar ABC transporter permease — protein MEKAIKRYWPVFVLPTLIAFIIGFVWPFIWGAGLSFCKFTTVKNVQLVGLNNYKMIWIDDTFTHAFWFTAAFTIVSTVLINVLAFSIALLLTRGMRGTNAFRTIFFLPNLIGGIVLGYIWQILLNGILSALGKPLLALNATYGFWGLIILMCWQQIGYMMIIYIAGLQNVPTDLIEAARIDGATSRQILFKIKVPMVMPSVTICTFLTLTNSFKLFDQNLSLTAGEPAKQSMMLAYNIYDTFYARSGPQWKGIGQAKAMVFFLFVVVISLLQLHFTRSKEVQQ, from the coding sequence ATGGAAAAAGCCATAAAACGCTACTGGCCCGTCTTTGTGCTGCCAACGCTGATTGCCTTTATTATCGGCTTTGTGTGGCCTTTCATCTGGGGCGCGGGGCTGTCCTTCTGCAAGTTCACTACCGTTAAAAACGTGCAGCTCGTCGGCCTTAACAACTACAAAATGATCTGGATCGATGATACCTTCACCCATGCGTTCTGGTTCACGGCGGCTTTCACCATCGTGTCCACCGTGCTTATCAATGTGCTGGCTTTCAGCATCGCACTGCTGCTTACCCGCGGCATGCGCGGCACCAACGCATTCCGCACGATCTTCTTCCTGCCGAACCTGATCGGCGGTATCGTGCTGGGCTACATCTGGCAGATTTTGCTCAACGGCATCCTTTCTGCCCTGGGCAAGCCGCTGCTCGCGCTGAACGCCACCTACGGCTTCTGGGGCCTCATCATCCTGATGTGCTGGCAGCAGATCGGCTACATGATGATCATCTACATTGCCGGTTTGCAGAACGTGCCCACCGATCTGATCGAAGCGGCCCGCATCGACGGCGCTACCTCCCGCCAGATCCTCTTTAAGATCAAGGTTCCCATGGTCATGCCCAGTGTGACGATCTGCACCTTCCTGACGCTGACCAACTCCTTCAAGCTGTTCGACCAGAACCTCTCTCTGACGGCTGGCGAACCGGCCAAGCAGTCCATGATGCTGGCGTACAACATTTATGATACGTTCTACGCCCGCTCGGGACCCCAGTGGAAGGGCATCGGCCAGGCCAAGGCTATGGTCTTTTTCCTCTTCGTGGTCGTTATCTCTCTGCTCCAGCTCCATTTCACCCGCTCTAAGGAGGTGCAGCAATAA
- a CDS encoding glycosyltransferase has protein sequence MQTGVHCAVQPGPDRSCAKFAGSLEVNAMRTVHIYSGSLALVSKSGVGQAAKHQRAALESVGVHVVTDWDCRAEVVHINTVLPVSLWAARHARRRGQKVIWYGHSTEKDFRNSFTGSNLLAPLFKQWLRLCYNQADLIITPTPYSAKELAGYRLRPTIVPLSNGVDTRFFAPNPASRSILREKYRLAADKSVVISVGHYMQRKGILDFIALARKMPQVQFLWFGYTDPHLVPHNVKAAMADAPENLRFPGFLSQAELRTAYCGADAFLFCSYEETEGIVILEALACSTPTLVRDIPAYRGWLRDSVNVHTYRTTQDLPTRLQALLQHKLPDTAAAARQTAEERALPRIGAQLLELYKTL, from the coding sequence GTGCAAACCGGCGTCCATTGCGCTGTACAGCCTGGGCCTGACCGTAGTTGCGCAAAATTTGCTGGGTCTTTGGAGGTGAACGCCATGCGCACCGTACATATTTACAGCGGCTCGCTGGCGCTGGTCAGCAAAAGCGGGGTAGGGCAGGCAGCCAAACACCAGCGGGCGGCGCTGGAAAGCGTCGGCGTACACGTCGTCACCGATTGGGACTGTCGTGCCGAGGTGGTACACATCAACACCGTGCTGCCGGTATCACTTTGGGCGGCACGCCATGCCCGCCGCCGGGGGCAAAAGGTCATCTGGTACGGCCATTCTACCGAGAAGGACTTCCGCAACTCCTTCACCGGCTCCAACTTGCTGGCGCCGCTTTTCAAACAATGGCTGCGGCTGTGCTATAATCAGGCGGACCTCATCATTACACCCACGCCCTACTCAGCCAAAGAACTGGCAGGTTACCGTTTGCGCCCGACCATCGTGCCGCTTTCCAACGGCGTGGATACCCGGTTTTTTGCCCCCAACCCCGCCAGCCGGTCCATCCTGCGGGAAAAGTACCGCCTGGCGGCGGATAAGTCCGTGGTCATCAGCGTAGGGCATTATATGCAGCGCAAAGGGATACTGGATTTTATTGCGCTGGCTCGCAAAATGCCGCAGGTGCAGTTTTTGTGGTTCGGCTACACCGACCCGCACCTTGTGCCGCATAACGTCAAAGCCGCCATGGCGGATGCACCGGAAAACCTGCGGTTTCCGGGCTTTCTCTCCCAGGCAGAGCTGCGCACGGCCTACTGCGGGGCGGACGCCTTTTTGTTTTGCAGCTATGAGGAGACAGAGGGCATCGTGATATTAGAAGCCCTGGCCTGCTCAACGCCTACGCTGGTACGGGACATCCCGGCCTATCGCGGTTGGTTACGGGACAGCGTAAACGTCCACACCTACCGCACCACGCAGGACCTGCCCACCCGCTTGCAGGCACTTTTGCAGCACAAACTCCCCGATACTGCCGCAGCCGCCCGCCAAACCGCAGAGGAACGGGCACTACCCCGTATTGGAGCACAATTATTGGAATTATATAAAACATTATAG
- a CDS encoding ABC transporter substrate-binding protein has translation MNAKKTLSLSLASAMALGLLAGCGSSASSTAASTADSTASAADSTSTAATADAAGKVYYLNFKPEQDEAWQDLAAKYTEETGVPVTVVTAASGQYETTLMSEMAKSDAPTLFQVNGPVGLASWKDYCYDLSGSKIAGELTSDSYALKDGDATLGIGYVIESYGLITNKTLLEKAGYSVDDIKSFADLKKVAEDITARKDELGFAAFTSAGMDGSSDWRFKTHLANLPIYFEYQADGINNTDAIKGTYLDNYKDIFDLYINNSTCDPAELAGKTGDDSRNEFLNNEAVFFQNGSWEYNNLVGDGKPFTDDDLTMMPIYIGVGDEANQGLCTGTENYWCVNKEASEDDINATLDFIYWCVSSDEGTKAMADDMGFVIPFKAAAESPNLFVKVDNEMTAEGKTPVAWNFSTMPSENWKNGVGSALTAYAAGTGSWDDVVTAFVDGWASEAALNAAA, from the coding sequence ATGAATGCAAAAAAGACCCTTTCTTTGAGCCTGGCCTCCGCCATGGCCCTCGGCCTGTTGGCAGGCTGCGGCAGCAGCGCTTCTTCCACCGCTGCTTCCACTGCTGACAGCACCGCATCCGCTGCTGACTCCACCTCTACCGCTGCTACTGCTGATGCAGCCGGCAAGGTCTACTACCTGAACTTCAAGCCCGAGCAGGATGAAGCCTGGCAGGATCTGGCCGCCAAGTACACCGAGGAGACCGGCGTTCCCGTCACCGTCGTGACCGCTGCTTCCGGCCAGTACGAGACCACCCTGATGAGCGAGATGGCCAAGAGCGATGCGCCCACTCTGTTCCAGGTCAACGGCCCTGTCGGCCTGGCCAGCTGGAAGGACTACTGCTACGACCTGTCCGGCTCCAAGATCGCCGGTGAGCTGACCAGCGATTCCTACGCCCTGAAGGACGGCGACGCCACCCTGGGCATCGGCTACGTTATCGAGAGCTACGGTCTGATCACCAACAAGACCCTGCTGGAAAAGGCTGGTTACAGCGTGGACGACATCAAGAGCTTTGCCGACCTGAAGAAGGTTGCCGAGGACATCACCGCCCGCAAGGACGAGCTTGGCTTCGCTGCATTCACCTCCGCCGGCATGGATGGTTCTTCTGACTGGCGCTTCAAGACCCACTTGGCCAACCTGCCCATCTACTTCGAGTATCAGGCAGACGGCATCAATAACACCGACGCCATCAAGGGCACCTACCTCGACAACTACAAAGACATCTTTGATCTGTACATCAACAACTCCACCTGCGATCCCGCTGAGCTGGCTGGCAAGACCGGCGACGACAGCCGCAACGAGTTCCTGAACAACGAGGCCGTCTTCTTCCAGAATGGTTCTTGGGAGTACAACAACCTGGTCGGCGATGGCAAACCCTTCACCGATGACGACCTGACCATGATGCCCATCTACATTGGCGTCGGCGACGAAGCCAACCAGGGCCTGTGCACCGGCACCGAGAACTACTGGTGCGTCAACAAGGAAGCCAGCGAGGACGACATCAACGCTACTCTGGACTTCATCTACTGGTGTGTTTCTTCTGACGAAGGCACCAAGGCTATGGCTGACGACATGGGCTTTGTTATCCCCTTCAAGGCCGCTGCTGAGTCCCCGAACCTCTTCGTCAAGGTCGACAATGAAATGACCGCTGAGGGCAAGACCCCCGTGGCCTGGAACTTCTCCACCATGCCTTCCGAGAACTGGAAGAACGGCGTTGGTTCTGCTCTGACCGCTTACGCCGCCGGTACCGGCAGCTGGGATGATGTTGTCACCGCCTTCGTGGATGGCTGGGCAAGCGAGGCTGCTTTGAACGCTGCTGCATAA
- a CDS encoding ABC transporter permease — protein sequence MTRSYRKNTLRTFKSTASRFAAVFAIVALGVGFLAGLNATPIDMKESMERYMDDSNFYDLRIVSTLGLTDEDVDALHQVEGVRQVQPGYSADLLVEVDGDTVVSRVHSLPAPENNTINQLNLVEGRLPEKSGECVIEASYTKKQSNYTVGTKLVVDKANEDLDTKLSTTEYTVVGIVHNANYFSFEREPASVGNGTVKLVLYIPQQDFAYEAYTEVYLTAEGALEQDSLGDAYQTNIDTVKANVEAIADARCEARYDGIIADARAELDDAWAEYNDAKADADQQLADAAAELADGKRQLADGQKEVDDGERQYADGLNELTSNEALLNDGAAQLANAEAQLKDAEAQLQAGEDELAANAPKLEAARKQLEDGQAQYEAGLKQYNDGLAQIETAEKQLADAKAQLDANADAYQQGIAAIAEKLGVDAAQVDAFIGWLAQNCDANGTQPPQTVEELWQAIQNYGGLTIPAGLTQEQVDAIRAQANDLLAAIDEIPADTLPEEQQQRLQEARTYIAAVADAADPAAMQTALQNAVDWARQFAPELPDDIRDKLNAAVEAWWASLPEDSKAQLEELVSGVGQLTQYRLGLLQYEQGAAQLAAARAELEANAPKLATAKAQLDDGWKQYYDGLAQYEDGKKQLAAARAQLEDGWATLQDKKVQMADARRQIDDAKGRLSDARKKLDDAKTTIAENLQKLRDGEIEYEDAKVEAEKALADARAQIEDGEAALNDVEYPTWYVWDRSKNVSYASFTANVDKLTAIATIFPVFFFLVAALVVSTTMTRMVEEERLQIGTLKALGYSGAAIMQKYLIYAFTAAAAGTVAGLAVGFKAFPSIIWSAYEMMYYMPSIATPWRLSQALLAGGTLILLTVGITALACRTTLQEDPAALMLPRAPKAGKRILLERITPLWRRLPFSWKVTCRNLLRYKKRFWMTVIGVAGCTSLLVAGFGISDSLNSIITKQYGDIYHYDMMTIVTKQEATESGPVYDYLYNNENVTDSLTVAMESTRQDGPDGEMDVYLMVPQAVDKFAEFADLHERLSHKAVSLGQQGVVVNEKMAKTLGVKAGDTITLTNSDDKTADFTVSGVCEHYVSNYVYFSPAVYEAGFGEAPAYNAIMSILPEDTQEARDTLSADLLAMGNVASLNFTQDNVKQVLNMLNSIDAVVVLIIVCAASLAFVVLYNLSNINIAERVKEIATIKVLGFYDPEVYAYVNRESVALTLIGTLLGLAGGIALHSFVITTVEVDAVMFGRQIYPQSFAYAIALTLLFSTLVNLVMQRLLKRISMVESMKAPE from the coding sequence ATGACACGCAGTTATCGCAAAAATACCCTGCGGACCTTCAAAAGCACCGCCAGCCGGTTCGCCGCCGTCTTTGCCATCGTGGCGCTGGGCGTCGGCTTCCTGGCCGGGCTGAACGCCACGCCCATCGATATGAAAGAGTCGATGGAACGTTATATGGATGATAGCAACTTCTACGACCTGCGCATCGTCTCCACCCTGGGCCTGACCGATGAGGATGTGGACGCCTTGCACCAGGTGGAGGGCGTTCGCCAGGTGCAGCCGGGATACTCGGCAGATTTGCTGGTGGAGGTGGACGGTGACACCGTCGTCAGCCGCGTCCACAGCCTGCCTGCGCCGGAGAATAACACCATCAACCAGCTGAACCTCGTCGAGGGCCGCCTGCCGGAAAAGTCCGGCGAGTGCGTCATCGAAGCCAGCTACACCAAAAAGCAATCTAACTACACCGTGGGCACAAAGCTGGTGGTGGACAAAGCCAACGAAGATCTGGACACCAAGCTGAGCACCACCGAGTACACCGTCGTGGGCATCGTGCACAACGCCAACTATTTCAGCTTTGAGCGCGAGCCCGCCAGCGTGGGCAACGGCACGGTCAAGCTGGTGCTCTACATCCCCCAGCAGGATTTCGCCTACGAAGCCTACACCGAAGTCTACCTGACCGCCGAAGGCGCGTTGGAGCAGGACAGCCTGGGCGACGCCTACCAAACCAATATTGATACGGTCAAGGCCAACGTCGAGGCCATCGCCGATGCCCGGTGTGAAGCCCGCTATGACGGCATCATCGCTGATGCCCGTGCCGAGCTGGATGACGCCTGGGCTGAGTACAACGACGCCAAAGCGGATGCCGACCAACAGCTGGCCGACGCTGCCGCTGAATTGGCCGACGGCAAACGACAGTTGGCGGATGGCCAGAAAGAGGTGGATGACGGCGAGCGCCAGTATGCAGACGGCTTGAACGAACTGACCAGCAACGAAGCCCTGCTCAACGATGGCGCGGCCCAATTGGCGAATGCCGAAGCCCAGCTGAAAGACGCCGAGGCGCAGCTGCAGGCAGGGGAGGACGAACTTGCCGCCAACGCCCCCAAGCTGGAAGCCGCCCGCAAACAGTTGGAGGACGGCCAGGCTCAGTACGAAGCCGGACTGAAACAATACAACGACGGCCTGGCACAGATCGAAACCGCCGAAAAGCAGCTGGCCGACGCCAAGGCCCAGCTGGACGCCAACGCGGACGCCTACCAGCAGGGGATAGCAGCCATTGCCGAAAAGCTGGGAGTGGATGCGGCCCAGGTGGATGCGTTTATCGGCTGGCTGGCCCAGAACTGCGATGCCAACGGCACCCAGCCGCCCCAGACGGTGGAAGAACTGTGGCAAGCCATCCAGAATTACGGCGGTCTGACCATCCCCGCAGGCCTGACACAGGAGCAGGTGGATGCCATCCGCGCCCAGGCCAACGATCTGCTGGCGGCCATCGATGAAATCCCCGCAGACACCCTGCCGGAAGAACAACAGCAGCGCTTGCAGGAGGCCCGGACGTATATCGCCGCCGTGGCTGATGCTGCCGACCCTGCCGCCATGCAGACGGCTTTGCAGAATGCTGTCGATTGGGCGCGTCAGTTCGCCCCCGAACTGCCCGATGACATCCGGGACAAGCTGAACGCCGCTGTCGAAGCCTGGTGGGCCAGCCTGCCCGAGGACAGCAAAGCCCAGCTGGAAGAACTGGTTTCCGGCGTGGGCCAGCTGACCCAGTACCGGTTGGGCCTGCTGCAATACGAACAGGGCGCGGCTCAGCTGGCTGCCGCCCGTGCCGAGCTGGAAGCCAACGCCCCCAAACTGGCCACCGCCAAGGCCCAGCTGGACGATGGCTGGAAGCAGTACTATGACGGCCTGGCCCAGTACGAGGACGGCAAAAAGCAGCTGGCGGCTGCCCGCGCCCAGTTGGAGGATGGCTGGGCCACCCTGCAGGACAAAAAGGTGCAGATGGCCGATGCCCGCCGCCAGATCGACGACGCCAAAGGCCGGCTGAGCGACGCCCGCAAAAAGCTGGATGACGCCAAAACAACCATTGCCGAAAACCTGCAAAAACTACGGGACGGAGAAATAGAATATGAGGACGCCAAGGTCGAAGCCGAAAAGGCCCTGGCCGATGCCCGCGCGCAAATCGAGGACGGAGAAGCCGCCCTGAACGATGTGGAGTACCCCACCTGGTACGTCTGGGACCGCAGCAAAAACGTCAGCTATGCGTCCTTTACCGCCAATGTGGATAAGCTCACCGCCATTGCCACCATCTTTCCGGTATTCTTCTTCCTGGTGGCGGCACTGGTGGTATCCACCACCATGACCCGCATGGTCGAGGAAGAACGCCTGCAGATCGGCACGCTGAAAGCCCTGGGCTATTCGGGCGCAGCCATCATGCAAAAGTACCTGATCTACGCCTTCACGGCGGCTGCAGCGGGCACAGTAGCCGGACTGGCCGTCGGCTTCAAGGCCTTCCCGTCCATCATCTGGTCCGCCTATGAAATGATGTATTATATGCCGTCTATTGCCACCCCCTGGCGGTTGAGCCAGGCGTTGCTTGCGGGTGGCACCCTTATCCTGCTCACCGTGGGCATCACGGCGCTGGCCTGCCGCACCACCTTGCAGGAGGACCCGGCGGCCCTCATGCTGCCCCGCGCCCCCAAGGCCGGCAAGCGCATTTTGCTGGAACGCATCACCCCGCTGTGGCGGCGGCTGCCCTTCAGCTGGAAAGTTACCTGCCGCAACCTGCTGCGCTACAAAAAGCGCTTCTGGATGACGGTCATCGGCGTGGCGGGCTGCACCTCGCTGCTGGTGGCGGGCTTCGGCATCTCGGATTCGCTGAACTCCATCATCACCAAGCAGTACGGCGACATTTACCACTACGACATGATGACCATCGTTACCAAGCAGGAGGCCACCGAAAGCGGCCCTGTTTACGACTACCTTTATAATAATGAGAACGTCACCGATTCGCTGACCGTTGCCATGGAATCCACCCGGCAGGATGGCCCCGACGGTGAGATGGACGTCTACCTCATGGTTCCCCAGGCTGTGGACAAGTTTGCTGAGTTTGCTGACCTGCACGAACGCCTCTCCCACAAGGCGGTGTCGCTGGGGCAGCAGGGCGTGGTCGTGAACGAAAAGATGGCCAAGACCCTGGGTGTAAAGGCAGGGGACACCATTACCCTGACTAACAGCGACGATAAGACAGCTGACTTCACTGTCAGCGGTGTGTGCGAGCATTACGTCAGCAATTACGTTTACTTCAGCCCGGCGGTGTACGAGGCCGGTTTTGGCGAAGCTCCCGCCTACAACGCAATCATGAGCATCCTGCCCGAGGACACCCAGGAAGCCCGCGATACCCTCTCGGCGGATCTGCTGGCGATGGGCAATGTGGCCAGCCTGAACTTCACGCAGGACAACGTGAAACAGGTGCTCAACATGCTTAACTCCATCGATGCAGTGGTCGTGCTCATCATCGTCTGTGCGGCATCGCTGGCGTTCGTGGTGCTGTATAACCTCTCCAACATCAACATTGCCGAGCGTGTCAAGGAGATCGCCACCATCAAGGTGCTGGGCTTCTACGACCCAGAGGTCTACGCCTACGTTAACCGCGAGAGCGTGGCCTTAACGCTGATCGGTACGTTGTTAGGCCTGGCAGGCGGCATTGCCCTGCACAGCTTCGTCATCACCACGGTGGAGGTCGATGCCGTCATGTTTGGGCGGCAGATCTACCCCCAAAGCTTTGCCTACGCCATTGCCCTGACCCTGCTGTTCAGCACGCTGGTCAACCTGGTCATGCAGCGGCTGCTGAAACGCATCTCGATGGTAGAGAGCATGAAAGCGCCGGAATAA